A part of Ptychodera flava strain L36383 chromosome 11, AS_Pfla_20210202, whole genome shotgun sequence genomic DNA contains:
- the LOC139144418 gene encoding uncharacterized protein: MHGFADASKTAVCAAIYIVAYENSTPVSQNLLTAKARIAPKHMSIPRLELIAAHTLAKLQNNVSKALANFPITACHSWVDSTTVLYWLSNRGEWSTFVRNRVKKIDELTESKWRYVPTAENPSDLGTRGSAPSRLGTMWFQGPNWLSSEGDRPVQPEISESEGAKSEKKSTKKREVMLLLEDATQNETIAWSQELLSKFKFWKLLRITSYMKRFIDGCKGMRRVGPLTKSEITASEKIWIHITQQTNDMTSDVTLAADEDGILRCHGRVPGYNPIFIPRRSALARRIIEHCHLQTLHGGVATTMSKIREKYWIPKLRSIVKSIRHECGYCVKYRAKVLDAPATSALPTYRTVFTEPFDVTGVDFAGPLMYKSEKYETRKAYIALFTCASTRAVHLKLCRDLSVNEFKRQLKEFVARRGSPRVMVSDNAKTFIATKRWLSTLQKDEDLFNYLTTHNIEWKFNMSRSPWWGGFFERLIGIMKRSLSKAIGRALLKFEELEEVLLDVETFMNNRPLCYMEENFEQVVITPNLLLRGQPARFLEESIDDMDDSRDVMSKRLKYLRSCRENVRKRWLNEYLHALQERCSKRVEAKDQELPGKNSIVLLKDTTKNRANWKIGRIVDNIVGKDGVIRGYKIRTGSGYVVERPLQLVCDLEVNGTNDATGVGTIAEPEADPVINQTCTSADEEERSQTNQELRRPARRAKTAAVDRLVGVIANENEDD, translated from the coding sequence ATGCATGGATTTGCTGACGCAAGCAAGACTGCGGTTTGTGCTGCAATATACATCGTTGCGTATGAGAACTCAACACCGGTCAGCCAGAATCTACTCACAGCTAAAGCAAGAATAGCTCCTAAACACATGAGCATTCCAAGGTTGGAGTTGATTGCTGCACATACCCTAGCCAAACTACAGAATAACGTCAGCAAAGCCTTGGCCAATTTCCCCATCACAGCTTGTCACAGTTGGGTAGACAGCACCACTGTTTTATACTGGCTGTCTAACCGTGGAGAATGGTCAACATTTGTGCGCAATCGGGTCAAGAAGATTGACGAGCTGACAGAGTCCAAGTGGAGATATGTGCCAACAGCAGAAAATCCAAGCGACCTGGGAACTAGAGGGTCGGCACCAAGTCGACTCGGGACGATGTGGTTTCAAGGGCCAAACTGGCTCTCAAGTGAAGGTGACAGACCAGTTCAACCAGAGATTTCCGAGTCAGAGGGAGCAAAGTCAGAGAAAAAGTCAACGAAGAAAAGAGAAGTGATGCTTCTACTGGAAGATGCAACTCAGAATGAGACGATAGCATGGTCACAAGAGCTTCTGAGCAAGTTCAAATTCTGGAAACTTCTACGCATAACGTCATATATGAAGCGTTTCATAGATGGCTGTAAGGGGATGAGACGAGTGGGACCACTCACTAAATCAGAGATCACAGCATCAGAGAAGATATGGATCCACATAACACAGCAAACAAACGACATGACTTCAGATGTCACATTAGCAGCAGATGAAGATGGAATACTGAGGTGTCATGGCAGAGTTCCAGGTTACAACCCTATCTTCATCCCAAGAAGATCTGCCCTGGCAAGACGTATCATTGAGCACTGCCATCTTCAGACATTACACGGGGGAGTTGCAACAACAATGAGTAAGATCAGAGAGAAATACTGGATCCCAAAGCTACGATCCATAGTCAAATCTATACGACACGAATGCGGCTACTGTGTGAAGTATCGTGCAAAGGTGTTAGATGCTCCAGCTACATCAGCCCTGCCCACCTACAGAACGGTATTCACTGAGCCGTTCGATGTGACAGGTGTGGACTTTGCAGGGCCACTGATGTACAAATCAGAAAAGTATGAGACCAGAAAGGCTTACATTGCCCTCTTCACGTGTGCCAGCACCAGAGCTGTGCATCTTAAGCTTTGCAGAGACCTGTCTGTGAATGAATTCAAGCGACAGTTGAAGGAGTTTGTTGCACGAAGAGGATCACCAAGAGTCATGGTGAGCGACAACGCAAAGACTTTCATCGCGACCAAACGGTGGTTGTCGACGTTGCAAAAGGATGAAGATTTGTTcaactatttgacaacacataaCATAGAGTGGAAGTTCAACATGTCACGTTCTCCATGGTGGGGTGGATTCTTTGAACGACTCATCGGCATCATGAAGAGAAGTCTGTCGAAAGCTATAGGAAGAGcactactgaaatttgaagAGCTTGAGGAAGTTCTACTCGATGTGGAGACGTTCATGAACAACAGACCATTGTGCTATATGGAAGAAAACTTCGAGCAAGTAGTGATCACCCCAAACCTGCTGTTGCGTGGACAACCAGCGCGGTTTCTGGAGGAGAGCATCGATGACATGGATGACTCGAGAGATGTGATGAGTAAGCGGCTGAAGTACTTGAGATCCTGTAGAGAAAATGTTCGCAAACGTTGGTTGAATGAGTACCTTCACGCCTTGCAGGAACGTTGCAGTAAGAGGGTTGAGGCCAAAGATCAGGAGTTACCAGGAAAGAACTCGATTGTTCTACTCAAAGACACAACCAAGAATCGAGCAAATTGGAAGATAGGACGGATTGTAGACAACATCGTAGGAAAAGATGGAGTGATAAGAGGATACAAGATCCGGACAGGCAGTGGCTATGTTGTTGAGAGGCCACTCCAGTTGGTGTGTGATCTGGAAGTCAACGGAACTAACGACGCAACAGGGGTTGGCACTATAGCTGAACCAGAAGCTGACCCTGTGATTAACCAGACATGCACTTCAGCTGATGAAGAGGAAAGATCTCAAACCAACCAAGAGTTGAGACGCCCTGCTCGGCGGGCAAAGACTGCTGCGGTAGATCGCCTTGTTGGTGTCATTGCTAACGAGAATGAGGACGATTAG
- the LOC139144419 gene encoding uncharacterized protein, with the protein MRKFCITGDIQKAFLQIRVHEQDRDALRVLWYNNLQDREVTEYRFTRVIFGATSSPYILGVTLQKHIEDYEQEYPATVHSLLEDTYVDDIQGGGDQEDDVATFKVESTKILSEGGFNLHKWHSNIDHLSAENDKKEEDTYTTRFLDNTSSNETKILGIPWNKEEDTLTISFESCQKSSEPITKRTMIGKNGEIRRVR; encoded by the coding sequence ATGCGAAAGTTCTGTATCACAGGAGATATTCAGAAAGCTTTCCTGCAAATCAGAGTGCACGAACAAGACAGGGATGCACTGCGAGTTCTGTGGTATAACAATCTACAAGATCGTGAGGTGACGGAGTACAGATTCACACGAGTGATCTTTGGAGCGACGTCAAGTCCATATATTCTCGGTGTAACACTGCAGAAGCACATTGAGGACTATGAACAGGAATATCCAGCAACAGTACACAGCTTGCTGGAAGATACATATGTTGATGATATTCAAGGAGGTGGAGATCAAGAAGATGATGTTGCGACTTTCAAGGTGGAGTCCACCAAAATACTGTCAGAGGGTGGTTTCAATCTTCACAAATGGCATAGCAACATCGATCACCTCAGCGCAGAGAACGACAAGAAGGAAGAAGATACTTACACAACAAGGTTTCTTGACAACACATCTAGCAACGAGACAAAGATTTTAGGTATTCCATGGAACAAGGAGGAGGACACATTGACGATCAGTTTTGAATCATGTCAGAAGAGCAGTGAACCAATCACTAAAAGGACGATGATTGGGAAGAATGGGGAGATTAGAAGAGTACGATGA
- the LOC139144417 gene encoding uncharacterized protein, whose translation MSRSPWWGGFFERLIGIMKRSLSKAIGRALLKFEELEEVLLDVETFMNNRPLCYMEEDFEQVVITPNLLLRGQPARFLEESIDDMDDSRDVMSKRLKYLRSCRENDTTKNRANWKIGRIVDNIVGKDGVIRGYKIRTGSGYVVERPLQLVCDLEVSGTNDATGVGTIAEPDADPVLTRHALQLMKRKEIKPTTI comes from the exons ATGTCACGTTCTCCATGGTGGGGTGGATTCTTTGAACGACTCATCGGCATCATGAAGAGAAGTCTGTCGAAAGCTATAGGAAGAGcactactgaaatttgaagAGCTCGAGGAAGTTCTACTCGATGTGGAGACGTTCATGAACAACAGACCATTGTGCTATATGGAAGAAGACTTCGAGCAAGTAGTGATCACCCCAAACCTGCTGTTGCGTGGACAACCAGCGCGGTTTCTGGAGGAGAGCATCGATGACATGGATGACTCGAGAGATGTGATGAGTAAGCGGCTGAAGTACTTACGATCCTGCAGAGAGAAC GACACGACCAAGAATCGAGCAAATTGGAAGATAGGACGGATTGTAGACAACATAGTGGGTAAGGATGGAGTGATAAGAGGATACAAGATCCGGACAGGCAGTGGCTATGTTGTTGAGAGGCCACTCCAGTTGGTGTGTGATCTGGAAGTTAGCGGAACTAACGACGCAACAGGGGTTGGCACTATAGCTGAACCAGATGCTGACCCTGTGTTAACCAGACACGCACTACAGCTGATGAAGAGGAAAGAGATCAAACCAACCACGATTTGA
- the LOC139144420 gene encoding uncharacterized protein, which produces MPTNDVSDKLLAPDEDHTYMYLNRDRLSKSEQMPTHSADDETPSQLLNSESTSNHFDRSFGSSTSNHKATSTTVRNKDKSDVKEAEQTGDRQQITEDRLVIGNQTLFDESEFISTLVHLSRKIAEQYGFVTLQFLNRGYLNLTKSWACNVKCMEVLPRVLFLATDQDAMDGLSRLNIEIQSLLLPFETGFKLYFGQIRYYRFVLLRTWLVVVLLQRNIPVTVIESDAVWFDDALPFISKCQGFDIVSTSNSLGEGGISTGFIYINTTASGKRVWLNMFREFGAYMETQVNGSAMMTGPNSEMVTLRRVIHKDHVKVKTLPLKNFVSGLWYKNATLREITKPIVIQNNYIVGVDAKIGRAQTWGHWYLTNDGQCKDNRELVKCI; this is translated from the coding sequence ATGCCGACAAACGACGTTTCTGACAAACTGTTGGCTCCCGATGAAgatcacacatacatgtacttaaacCGTGATCGTCTGTCCAAGAGCGAACAGATGCCGACACATTCTGCTGATGATGAGACTCCGTCGCAGCTTTTAAACAGTGAGAGTACTAGTAACCACTTTGATCGTTCGTTTGGTTCATCAACATCTAATCACAAGGCAACATCCACAACTGTCCGTAACAAGGACAAATCCGATGTAAAGGAGGCTGAACAGACGGGAGATAGGCAGCAGATCACAGAGGACAGACTCGTGATCGGTAATCAAACGTTGTTCGATGAATCGGAATTCATTTCTACGTTAGTTCATCTTTCAAGGAAGATAGCCGAGCAGTATGGCTTCGTCACCTTACAATTTCTTAATCGTGGCTACTTAAACCTCACCAAGAGCTGGGCATGTAACGTCAAATGCATGGAAGTGCTGCCTCGGGTTCTCTTCCTAGCAACAGATCAGGATGCAATGGATGGTCTATCCAGACTGAATATCGAAATTCAATCGTTACTTTTACCTTTCGAAACAGGTTTCAAGTTGTATTTCGGACAGATTCGTTACTATCGGTTCGTTCTCTTGAGGACATGGCTTGTAGTTGTTTTACTTCAGAGAAATATTCCTGTCACTGTCATTGAATCTGACGCAGTATGGTTTGATGACGCTCTTCCGTTTATAAGCAAATGCCAAGGCTTTGACATCGTGTCGACATCAAACAGTTTAGGTGAAGGAGGGATTTCTACGGGATTCATATACATTAATACAACTGCATCGGGTAAAAGGGTATGGTTGAACATGTTCAGAGAATTTGGAGCGTACATGGAAACACAGGTTAACGGATCTGCCATGATGACTGGTCCCAACTCCGAAATGGTAACCCTTCGAAGGGTTATACATAAGGATCatgtgaaagttaaaacattgcCTCTTAAGAATTTTGTGTCAGGTCTTTGGTACAAGAATGCAACACTGCGTGAGATTACAAAACCCATAGTCATCCAAAACAACTACATCGTAGGAGTCGATGCCAAAATTGGGCGAGCACAGACTTGGGGTCATTGGTACTTAACAAACGACGGTCAGTGCAAAGATAATAGAGAACTGGTTAAATGTATTTGA